ATCTCACCGGTTCCGGCTTGAGCAAGATGCGCCAGTACTTCCCTTTGCTGGTCGGCGACTGGAAACGTCTGATTGGAGTGACCCAGTCGATCGTGAAGAATGAAGGGCAGTCCGATGGTGGGCTCGATCTCCCGGATTTTCGTCCTTGCAAAATTGGCGAGCAAAGGTGCGTCCGGCTGTTCTTTGATCAGAGTATCGCTTAGCGCGAGAATCTGGCGAACGGTCTGTGAGGTATTGGTTGCCAGGCAGATCAGACCGGAGTCGATAGTGGTGTAATCTTTGTCACCGTGGGGCCAGCCTGCTCCAACCTCTTCCATCATCTTTTTCCAATAGGCCTGGTATGCGGACCACATGGCGGGGTCTGCAGGATTGGCCTCAAATGGCTTCATGGTAAGAAAGCGATCGAAGTCGCGCATGTTTCCGATGGAAAATCCACCACCAAGAAGGGGGTCGAGGATATCGCGAGCGATCCGCGTGTGGCCGGGTATGATGCGGCCTTTTCGATCGACCGCCGCGTCAGTCAGAATAGGAGCAACCTCAGCTGGCAATCCGTCGTTCTTGACTGCTCCACGATCAAGCATCCTGCGAACGTGCAGTGGCCTGTACAGTACTTCGACCTGCTTGAGGGTATCCGGTTTATCTTTGAAAAGAGCGTCGATCGTTTCCTGAGACAATCGTCCGGTTCGTGCCTCTTCGGATGAGACCGTCTGAAACTCTTTGCTTGCCTTCGTTGTCAGGCAAGCATCCCGCGATGCACTGTCGGCCACTGCGGCGCGCCAGTATTTCAGAACGGACAGATTGGCTTTCATGTTGTTGCCTCAAGCAGATGCACTTTGTTCTCGCTGGAGCCCAGCCGCGTAGTCGTAGTGCGCACCTTTGCAATTTACGCGTTAACACTTTGTGTTATGCTCGCTAAAAGCTGGCTGACCAAGCCGAAAACGGCTTCCGCCTCCCAGCAAGTGCGGCATCGATTGGCCGCTATCGCAATTTGGATATTATAAACTGACAGTATGCTCGCGGCCCGCCAATCGGTGTAACCGGTGTTCTGGCCCCACGTTGTCCGCTGTGCCTAATCTGTTATCGAGTTTCCATGGATGAGCAAAGGGGAGATTCTCCTTGGAGACTACGTTGGAGGTTCTCACCACGCGGCGGGGCCGACGTGAGGCTCATCGCCAATGGCCGGACGAGGTTAAGGTACGGGGGTCGTGTCGGAGAGTTTGCGGCCGGGTGTGACGGTGAACGAAGTAGCGGAACGTTACGGGCTGAAGGCCAATCATCTGTCGTCAGGGCGAACACTGGCGCGACAGGACAAGCTGGTTCTGACCGAGCCGGAAGATGCGGCCGAGTTCGCCGCCGTAGTCATCGAGACCTGCGCCGGAGCCACCGACGGTCAAAGCAGCCTCCCGCGCCGAGATCGTCGTCGGTCCAGTCACCATCCGTCTTAAGGAAGGTACGTCTGCCGCCCGGATCGCCGCCATCGCGCGTGCCCTGGCGGTGGCGACATGATCTTCCCGTCGAACCGCGTGCGGATCATTGTGGCGACCAAACCCGTGGACTTCCAGATCGATGAGCTTTTGCCATGGAATCCTCCTGCCCTTTGCGCCCAACTCGCCACTTCCTAGAGGGTGGTTCTTGAAGTAAAACACGTCGATGAAAAACGAATTGGTTCATGAAATCTGGCTCGATCCCGAGCCAGATGGTCAACTGCTCCCCGGTCTTTGTCTGGCTGGTCCCATGGGAGACAATTTTAGAGCGCTCCTCAATGAGGGGGCCGTGAAGGCGGGCGAAATAACCGGGCACAGCTATTTCGATGTCATGACGAAATACTGGAAGCTTCAGAGCTGGGGCGAGTACCAGACGGAGCACCGACAGGATCACGAGCCATATCCGGACGAGTGGGTTCGAATCCAACGCCCTTTTATCGACAGTATGTGAATTGCAGATTGACTGCGATGACCACTCAGTCGCTTGGCGCTGAACACCACTGATCTTACAGGTGAGCACCGTACTTTTGGTCAAGTGTGATCGACACATCGCTTACCAATCGGTGATACTATCAAGCCAAGTTCCTGATGAGCTTACGGGTCTCACGCTGAGGGAATTTGTGAATAACAGCGCAGGGAGCAGGCTTTGCTCCTGAAACAGACGGTAGCACCTCAACCAACTCACCGGCCGAGGCTGACGCCAATCCTGGCCGACAGCAGGCGCTCGGAAACTTCGTCCATACGGAATAACCCGATCGCCCCTCACCGCCGCTGATAGGGACAGTGAGGCAAAGTGCCTCCGGCCTAGTGGCCGATTTTCGTGGGGTGTTGCTACTGTATGAATATTCCATTAGGCCTTGACTTCAGCCAGAACTAGTGTGGACTGTTGCATAGTATTGCTGTGCTCTGAGTCCCCGTCATAAGGTACGCGCAGGCTTATTTTCGTAGATCAAGGAAGGAGAGCATTCATGGCACTTAAACCAGGACCAAAGCCGATAGCGAAATCCACAGGGAAACCGGATCAGCGCCGCCGTGATAACAAAAGCACACCAGGGAATACACCGTCCCTCAAACCCAGCAAGTCCACCAAATAAGGCACCTCAGAGAGGTGCTCTCGCTGATTTGCACTTCTACCGCAGTATTCGATTGAACCTGCGCGAAATGCCGCGCGGACTGCGTGCCTGTCGGATGTAATGTCAGCTTTCTCGAATTCCCCGCCGATACCCGTCACCTTCTTTCATCGCCGATCGACGGCCTCTTCAGGCATGGAGGGTCCGTTAAGCTATTGGATTTCGCCTCAGACCCTTTCAACTTGTTCGACCTTGAACCCTTACTCAACTCATTTCTTAGGTAAGACTTTCTGTTTCGGTTGATACAGACGCCGTTTGACGTTTGAGCGCAGAGCGTTGCGGAGATCCTTGTCCACCACCGCCAGGTCGAACCATTCCGGGTCAAAGTAGCCACCGCACCAACGAATGGTCTCGGCATATTCTGGATCTTCCCGATCGGCGATGATCTCCAGGAACCGCTCATAACCTGACACACCACCAACATCTTCCGGCGGTCGCGCCCTTTCGCCGGCGATGCAGCTACCGTTTTTGGGTGTTGACGCGAGCGTCAGGAACTCCTCCACCATAACCGTATGCCGCCAGCCATCCCCGAAATCATAGTGGTAGCTGAAGACTGCACCTTGCTCGAAGTCCAGCAAGCGAACCTCTCTCTGATCGAAGACCCGAGGATCGTCATCGGTCGCATCCTCCATCAGGGCCTCGACGTCGCCATACCGCAGACCACCGATGCGGAATTCATAGAGATGATAGTTCCACCAGTTGAATGCGGCCTGAATTCCGAGATGCAGGTGCTCCAGGTTCCAATGGGCAGGCAGGACCAAACGGCGCCAGACGTCCGGCTCGATCTCGTCGATGGAAACTCTGATCTGCACAGCGTTTGCGGCTTTGAACATTGGAAGAATGAACAAGGTTGGGAGAAGATCGTCAAGAAGGCCGCTCGATCGTGGCACTTTTATTGGAGTTGGATCGTCCTGGCGGCGATCCGACGGCTTGTGCAGCCTTCGATGCTCACTATCTCTGAGATGACCCTGAACAGGAGCATCGCATGGATCAAAGCGCGGCCGATCTGCTGTCGAAAGTCTGCATCGAAATTCTTCCGCCGGATCGCGATGAAACGTGGGCGTCGGATGCAACGACATGTCCGTGTTGTGGAAAGTTGCGCCCGGCATCCAGCATGGATGACGACGGCTGCGGGATCTGTGACGAATTGCTCGCGCCTTGACCTCCTACAGAAAAGCACCTCCACCTGTCCTGGCGACGTTCGAAGAAGCGCTTGCGAAATTGCCGGAAGGCTATGTTGACGGAAATTTTGGTAATCGATCATGGGGCGTGACCGTCAAGGGGTCGGAGGATGGCAAACGAACCTGGCTTTATGGCGAGGAGCTTGGCGGAACCGATATCGTCAGCTTTAACTTCTATCGATTGATTGGGTCGGGGCCGATGCTGATGCCGTGCGAAATGTCCTCTGCGACGGTGGTCGAATTCGTTCTCGGCTTCGAGCCGAGTACGGAGAAAGCTGCGCCTACACCATAATGGCCGAAAAATGAGCACAAGATTACGTTGCATTGCAGCAAGCGCATGGCTGTGCTGCGATCTGAGCGCTAGCGATCGGGGCAGCCTCTGGTATCTTCAGGACATCGAAGCAATGCACCTCCTCCCGCAGAGCTTCGTGTTTCAGGTGACCCATCCTCCTCCCAAGGGACGCCTGACGGAACAGCGGCACTCCTCCTCCCAGCCGTTGTTCAATTCTTTCGAAAGCCTGCCGCACCTCCTCCCGCGGCAGGCTTTTTCGTTTCGATACAAGCCCGGAATTCAGGCGTCAAAGCAGATTGCCTTATTCCACCAGCTCTCCGGATTTCGAAACGATCATGGATCCGTACGGTTCGCGGGACGAGGGCACATATGACGTGATGGAAGCGGGTAAACCTGAGGCTCCTGTGGCGGCGATCATCATCAATCTCAAACATTCCCAAGGCAGCGCGGCTGGATGCCGCGCGCCACTCGCTGAAATCCAATCCTCTACAAATCTCGGTGCTATTCAAGCGACAAGCCGCCGACTGTAGTCCCTGACGGACATTGGGTCCATTGCTTGACCGGTAGCATCTTGAAAAGAATAGCGTCGCACGTAATGTAATAGTGCTATTCAAGGTTGCCGGCTTAAGAAAGATGAACAACGGGCATTTGGCATTGATGTATCTCGGTATTGCCTTTCTGGCCACTGGCTGCGCAACGTTTTTGGGCGGTCTGGTTTATCTCTTTTGGCTTATATTTAGTGAACCAGCGATCATCACAGGTGAAAGCACCATCCGCGCCTTAATGCGCCAGGGCTAGGAGCCAGTCTGTTGGGCGGAAGCTGTCGTTGCCGGATCTCAGGATGTGGCAACGTATCCGGAGATGTCCTTATAGGCCGGGGAGGCGGGCAGCTTTCATATGACATGCGACGGAGCGAACCTGTCGCTCGGCCTCTCGGCTTTCAGCAGGTGGACAGAATGGTCACGACAGCGTCGAAGGCTGGGCTTCTTGCTCGATAGGCCTGTCTCATCGGCGGAATGCGGCGCCAGCATCGCTACCGATTATATCACGGTCCTCCCACGATGCGCACCTCAAGTAGATCAGGTTTTCCGCGGCGGTAGTTTTTGCCGTTTTATGAGCTTGAGCTTTGTGACTTGGCCTTGCGTCAGGCCGTGCGACCACTTGGAAAGTATCGCGTTCTGGACTGCGGCGCGGTCTCGGATAACGCTATTCAAAAAAATGATGTGACCAAGGGTTTGCGTTGGTGGCCTTCGATCTGAGCCGGAGGACTACCCGGCTGCGAAATCGTTTTCACGCAGCAACGCGATGAACGCTTCTTTCAGGTTCAGGCAACGATAAAGCAGATCGGCCTTTTCCTCTTTTAGCCGTCGCAGGAGGATCAACTCTCTTTCGTTGACGTTATTCGCCATTGCCCGGAGGCGAAGATCGATTTCGATCTCCCTAACTGCCATTTCGCAAGCGGCGATTTCCTCAAGCAGCCGTTCCCAATGTTTTTCCAGCACAAAGCTCACTTTGTGGCCCCACCCAATCGCCCTGTTTACCAACAATTAACAACCACAGGGGATTTGGACCAGCGTTTCCAGATATGGTTAACGCCCCGGCTGAGTTACGATCCGTTGACGTTTGGTCTCGCACGCCGGGGCGTTCGACACTTTTTCGATGCGGCAACATCCAATTGTGATGTCCAGGATTTTTGGTAATCTTGACCGCTTTGAGGCGTTTGCCGCGCTTCTCGACAAAATCGGCGAGCTCTCCAATGATGTCGTATTGCGACGATCGGGAATGCGACGATTGTGCGCCATCACCACAGCTCTTGCGCAGGGGTCAAAATATAATATCTTCAAGTTTATTGGGTCTTCTGCGAGCCTGCCAGCAGACATTTCAGCATTCGACGAGTACCCATGAGATGGAAGAATATCCCCACGCCGATGATGGCGCAACGAACGAAGCCCGTCTGCAGCGGCGGCTGACACAATTGAAAGGAGCGCAGCCGGGATATGAAGCTGCGGCTTTCCTTGCGGCAATCGTCGAATCGTCCGAGGACGCCATCATCAGCAAATCGTTGCAAGGGATCATTACCACCTGGAACCTGAGCGCGGAGCGGCTGTTCGGCTATTCAGCTGACGAAGCAGTGGGACGACCAATTACCATGCTGATCCCGGAGGATCGTCTGGACGAAGAGCCTGCGATCCTTGCAAGGATCAACGCGGGAGAGCGTGTCGATCATTTCGAGACAGTCCGCCGTCGCAAGGACGGCACCCTCATTGACATTTCCCTCACGATCTCACCCATCCGGGCCGGTGACGGCACGATCATCGGCGCGTCCAAGATCGCCCGTGACATCTCTGAGCGGAAACGTGCAGCAGAACATCAGGATATGCTGCTCCGGGAGATGCATCATCGGGTAAAAAATCTTTTTACGATCACCGGCAGCATTATAACTCTGGCCGCACGCACGGCGCAGACGCCTGCTGAACTCGCCGACGGCATGAAGAACCGTTTGATTGCTTTATCGCATGCTCACCAGCTGACCTTGCCCAGCTTCAGCGGCGGCGAATCCCCATCGGAACGATCCACGACCCTCTTTAATCTCCTGTCGAACCTGCTTTCTCCGTTTGCAGACAAAGACGCCGGGCGATGGCATCTGCATGGCGAGGACCCGCACATCAGTGCGGAACGCGTGACAAGTCTTGCGCTGCTGTTTCACGAGTATGCTACCAACGCAGTGAAATACGGTGCTCTTTCTGCGGCGGACGGACAACTGGATGTGACGGTGACGTCAGAGCCGGACTGTTTCGAGATCGCATGGCAGGAATCGAACGCGAGAGCCGCAACAGCCGGGCAGGCCGAGAAAACTGGCTTTGGAACGACCCTCGAAAAGATGTTGGTGCAGAGCCTGAATGCCCGGGTATCGAGAGAGTGGCAACCGCGCGGACTTCTGATTAAGCTCACTCTTCCGCGCGACCTGTTTGCGCTTGCAACCGAGACATAAGCCGGGAACGAACGCGTTCCACGAAATATGATCCTGCGGGAAGCGATCAGGGTAGCCTACCGCAGGCGCGCAATCGAGGACGTCACGGTCGGCGCATCGCTGAACGGGCCGATCGCGAACATGCACACAAGCCGAAACCGTCAGCCCGCTACAGCGGCCGCGGCCCGGACGTTACCTGCCGATTGATGGCCGATCAAGTCAGCGTAAAATCCTCCCATTTCCACCAGGTCGTGATGCGCTCCTCGCTCTACGATCCGACCATCGCGCATAACAAGAATTTCGTCGGCAGC
The Agrobacterium tumefaciens genome window above contains:
- a CDS encoding plasmid pRiA4b ORF-3 family protein, which translates into the protein MFKAANAVQIRVSIDEIEPDVWRRLVLPAHWNLEHLHLGIQAAFNWWNYHLYEFRIGGLRYGDVEALMEDATDDDPRVFDQREVRLLDFEQGAVFSYHYDFGDGWRHTVMVEEFLTLASTPKNGSCIAGERARPPEDVGGVSGYERFLEIIADREDPEYAETIRWCGGYFDPEWFDLAVVDKDLRNALRSNVKRRLYQPKQKVLPKK
- a CDS encoding PAS domain S-box protein encodes the protein MEEYPHADDGATNEARLQRRLTQLKGAQPGYEAAAFLAAIVESSEDAIISKSLQGIITTWNLSAERLFGYSADEAVGRPITMLIPEDRLDEEPAILARINAGERVDHFETVRRRKDGTLIDISLTISPIRAGDGTIIGASKIARDISERKRAAEHQDMLLREMHHRVKNLFTITGSIITLAARTAQTPAELADGMKNRLIALSHAHQLTLPSFSGGESPSERSTTLFNLLSNLLSPFADKDAGRWHLHGEDPHISAERVTSLALLFHEYATNAVKYGALSAADGQLDVTVTSEPDCFEIAWQESNARAATAGQAEKTGFGTTLEKMLVQSLNARVSREWQPRGLLIKLTLPRDLFALATET